GTCTACCACGCAACCGCCGACCTGCTGATCCTGGAGTTCGTCCCCGGCGACTCCGCGATATCCCCAGCAGTCGAACGCGACCTCGCAGCGCGACTCGCAGACCTCCACGCCACGGAGACCGACCAGTTCGGCTTCCCCTTCGACACGCTGACCGGCAGGTATCGCCAACCGAATCCGTGGACCGACGACTGGGCGACGTTCTTCGGCGACGAGCGACTCGGCCACGCCGCGGCCTGCGCCCGCGAGGAGGGCGTCTTGCCGCCCGACCTCGCCGAGCGACTCGGAGCACTCGGCGACGACCTACCCGTGCTACTGGATCACGACCCCACGCCGTCGCTGATCCACGGCGACGTGTGGTCCGAGAACCTGCTGACCGACGGCGAGTCGGTCCGGGCGTTTCTCGATCCGGCGTGTTACTACGCCGATAGGGAAGTGGAACTGGCCTACGCCGAGTGGGCCGGCGTGGCCGGCGAGACCTTCTTCGAACGCTACCGCGCGGTGGCGGGTGTCGACTCCGGGTACGAGTCGCGGAGACACGTCTACCGGCTCTACCCTCTGCTGACGCATCTCCGGCACTTCGGTTCGGAGTATCTGGATCCACTCGACGCGACGCTCGAAACACTCGGGTACTGAGTTGGCGGGCACCGAGTCACGACCCACCGAGTCGCTGTGACGAGGGTGCGGCGCGTCGGTGTTCAGTAGTAGCCCAGCGCGGCGAGTTGCTCCTTCGCCTCGTCGGTCACCTGCCGGCCGTCGAGTGGTTCGCGTACTCCTTCCTCGCCGCGCTCGAACGCCCCGTCCACAGTCGCAGGCTCCACCGATCCCTGCGGCTGGACGTCGCCGGGACCGTGAACGAGAGCTTCGAGCCCCTGCTCGCCCCAGTAGTATCGTTTCCGAACCGCCGTTCCAGGGGCGTCGGTGTAGACCGCGCGACTGGCGGCGGTGTAGGAGTCCAGGTCGTCACAGGCTCGCTCGAACCGGTCACGGAGATCCGCCGTCACCGGCTGTTTCATCGAGACCACGCGCTCGGTTGCGAACCCGTGCGCCGAAGGCTCACCGTCGAGATGTTCCCGAACTACCGCCGGGAACTGCGTGAGCGCGGCCGGTCGGTGACAGCGGTCGCCGGTGCCACCACCGGGCGGTCGGACGAGCAGTGGCACGTGGAGCAACTCCTCGTGCATCGGCACGATGTGTGAGACTGCCGGCGGTTCACCGGCGACGTAGCCCGGTTCCCCGAACCCGTCTCCGTGGTCACCGCAGACGACGACCAGCGTCTCGTCGAGATCACCGCGTCGTCGGAGGCCCTCGACGACCGACTCGACGACTGCGTCGGCCTGTC
This genomic window from Salinirubrum litoreum contains:
- a CDS encoding fructosamine kinase family protein — its product is MLAESLSSMDEAITESVTDWADCPVETTTELDGGQVGSVHRVDLADDRRVVVKTADTDLRIEAEMLAHLRSVGGLTVPDVYHATADLLILEFVPGDSAISPAVERDLAARLADLHATETDQFGFPFDTLTGRYRQPNPWTDDWATFFGDERLGHAAACAREEGVLPPDLAERLGALGDDLPVLLDHDPTPSLIHGDVWSENLLTDGESVRAFLDPACYYADREVELAYAEWAGVAGETFFERYRAVAGVDSGYESRRHVYRLYPLLTHLRHFGSEYLDPLDATLETLGY